From the Streptomyces sp. NBC_00376 genome, one window contains:
- a CDS encoding ATP-binding protein produces the protein MTLSSKIAIAFGVLSLLLAVWALLLARSRRNHIRQGRELSAEAQAANSRVQAAEGRTRTEVQKRQAAESRTQELTTREAEILDEVRHLVSDRLPALALHLISSHHPVPGLLHKNLAGSEAAQLLDALPEAVSGIVLKERRRIDAAARAALRGATQESQALSYRLQTNIVGLQHEFSAPPRLTQSLLESDHINEQNLRLTQRSAIVCGGWPGHVRKDTYVSEVVSGASSRLRGFDRINIVSRLGLSNIGVVGRAAEPVAVVCAELMANALEHSRDDLMVDVGLIQTGNGSVCITIDDAGKGMTAEALARGRSLISGEQQEVMLLELGDPPSMGFAAIGRLVADYGLHVSIDTSSPYGGVRAVVSVPENLLTSIDENATPPSVMAPQPAVAPQAHKRPAAADSPAHAPAPTAASALPQRRRRFSATATNDETAAAPRPLNPEDTGAMWSDFQSGLTGDRSVTDSESTL, from the coding sequence GTGACCTTGTCCTCAAAAATCGCCATTGCCTTTGGCGTCCTGTCTCTCCTCCTAGCAGTCTGGGCGCTGCTCCTGGCACGCTCGCGCCGCAATCACATACGGCAGGGCAGAGAGTTGTCCGCGGAGGCGCAGGCCGCCAATTCCCGCGTGCAGGCTGCCGAGGGCCGTACCCGGACCGAGGTGCAGAAAAGGCAGGCCGCAGAGTCGCGCACGCAGGAACTCACTACCCGCGAGGCGGAGATTCTCGACGAAGTGCGTCACCTCGTCTCCGATCGGCTCCCCGCTCTCGCACTGCATCTGATCAGCTCTCATCACCCCGTCCCCGGACTCCTGCACAAGAACCTCGCGGGGTCTGAGGCTGCCCAGCTCCTCGACGCCCTGCCCGAAGCGGTTTCTGGCATCGTTCTCAAGGAGAGGCGCCGCATCGACGCCGCTGCTCGGGCTGCTCTGCGTGGTGCGACTCAGGAGTCCCAGGCCCTCTCCTACCGGCTGCAGACGAATATCGTGGGTCTGCAGCACGAGTTCAGCGCGCCGCCGCGTCTGACGCAGAGTCTGCTTGAGTCCGACCACATCAATGAGCAGAACCTGCGCCTCACGCAGAGATCCGCCATCGTGTGCGGCGGCTGGCCGGGTCACGTCCGTAAGGACACCTACGTGAGCGAGGTCGTCAGTGGCGCCTCCTCACGACTGCGCGGGTTCGACCGCATCAACATCGTTTCGCGGCTGGGCCTTTCCAACATCGGCGTGGTCGGGCGTGCTGCCGAGCCAGTTGCTGTGGTCTGCGCCGAGCTGATGGCGAACGCGCTGGAGCACTCCCGTGACGACCTCATGGTGGACGTCGGGTTGATCCAGACCGGCAACGGCAGTGTCTGCATCACGATCGACGACGCCGGCAAGGGCATGACCGCAGAAGCGCTCGCCCGCGGTCGAAGTCTGATATCGGGTGAACAGCAGGAGGTGATGCTCCTCGAACTCGGCGATCCGCCGTCCATGGGCTTCGCCGCCATCGGCCGTCTCGTCGCCGACTACGGCCTCCATGTCTCCATCGACACTTCCTCTCCCTATGGCGGGGTGCGCGCTGTGGTGTCCGTTCCCGAGAACTTGTTGACCTCGATCGACGAAAACGCCACACCTCCGTCGGTCATGGCTCCCCAACCTGCCGTGGCGCCGCAGGCCCACAAGCGGCCCGCCGCTGCCGACTCGCCCGCACACGCGCCCGCGCCGACCGCCGCGTCCGCGCTACCGCAGCGCCGCCGCCGTTTCTCAGCGACAGCCACCAATGACGAGACCGCCGCAGCGCCCCGTCCCCTGAACCCGGAAGACACCGGTGCCATGTGGAGCGATTTCCAAAGTGGCCTCACCGGCGACCGGTCCGTCACCGATTCGGAGTCAACACTGTGA
- a CDS encoding roadblock/LC7 domain-containing protein yields MPETHEETGPSAWVLKPITEIRGVRHALTMTLDGMVQAISEDLTKDEADGIGAMTAALHSASRAATNAVLGVPRSTPLKTVTSHNDRGIYMVMPVGEGTNTLIAAAGDEDMPMGVVAATMARQAMKLGEQIMSVPARTNDGAS; encoded by the coding sequence ATGCCTGAAACCCACGAAGAGACCGGCCCGTCCGCCTGGGTCCTGAAGCCCATCACCGAAATCCGTGGTGTCCGGCACGCCCTGACGATGACTCTCGACGGGATGGTCCAGGCCATCTCCGAGGATCTCACCAAGGACGAGGCAGACGGCATCGGTGCGATGACTGCCGCGCTGCACTCCGCCTCCCGCGCCGCCACCAACGCCGTTCTGGGAGTCCCTCGAAGCACTCCGCTCAAGACCGTCACCTCGCACAACGACCGGGGCATCTACATGGTCATGCCGGTCGGAGAAGGAACCAACACCCTGATCGCGGCAGCGGGCGACGAGGACATGCCCATGGGAGTGGTCGCGGCCACCATGGCCCGCCAGGCAATGAAGCTCGGGGAACAGATAATGTCCGTTCCCGCTCGTACCAACGACGGGGCGTCATGA
- a CDS encoding DUF742 domain-containing protein, producing MSRGQEQRRLLPAYLATGTNPGAGLSGTLDSLAALRASGLPLARYHTAVHQRVIELLTDGSLSVVELAGYLGLPVSVTLVLAEQLVSDGQLKATVPIPDALRASNDGRPSKEVLEEVLSGLHALLAA from the coding sequence ATGAGCCGCGGCCAGGAACAGCGACGGCTGCTGCCGGCCTACCTCGCCACCGGGACCAACCCCGGCGCCGGCCTTTCGGGCACCCTCGATTCGCTGGCCGCTCTGCGTGCCAGCGGTCTGCCCCTCGCGAGGTACCACACAGCGGTGCACCAGCGCGTGATCGAGCTCCTTACCGACGGGTCTCTCAGCGTTGTCGAACTGGCCGGCTATCTCGGCCTCCCGGTCAGCGTGACTCTGGTGCTTGCCGAACAACTTGTCAGTGACGGTCAGTTAAAGGCCACCGTCCCGATTCCGGACGCCCTGCGTGCGTCGAACGATGGCCGACCGTCGAAAGAAGTCCTGGAAGAGGTTCTGAGTGGACTCCACGCTCTCCTTGCCGCCTAG
- a CDS encoding GTP-binding protein, with translation MDSTLSLPPSSPPVYLPEGEHRRIKILVAGPLGIGKTTVVKSLSQIPTLHTDEVMTDAAVATDDLSHDVLRDKTTTTVAIDFGRLTLPGDKIVLYLYGTPGQRRFLPLWEGIAFGALGALVLVDTRRLKDSWEVMELIEERGLPYAVAVNVFPDSPKYDLALIRSKLDLAPETPLVTCDAREKNSGLHALAQLTAHSISVAGVKAS, from the coding sequence GTGGACTCCACGCTCTCCTTGCCGCCTAGCTCGCCTCCTGTCTACCTGCCCGAGGGAGAACACCGAAGGATCAAGATCCTCGTTGCCGGGCCGCTCGGCATCGGCAAGACGACCGTGGTCAAGTCGCTGTCGCAGATTCCGACACTGCACACCGACGAAGTCATGACGGACGCGGCGGTCGCCACCGATGACCTCAGCCACGATGTCCTGCGTGACAAGACCACCACCACGGTCGCCATCGACTTCGGCCGTCTGACGCTGCCCGGCGACAAGATCGTTCTGTACCTGTACGGAACTCCGGGGCAGCGCCGCTTCCTTCCGCTGTGGGAAGGCATCGCGTTCGGAGCGCTCGGTGCCCTCGTCCTGGTCGACACCCGGCGACTCAAGGACTCCTGGGAAGTGATGGAACTCATCGAGGAGCGCGGTTTGCCGTACGCCGTCGCTGTCAATGTCTTCCCTGACTCACCCAAGTACGACTTGGCGCTCATCCGCTCGAAGCTCGACCTCGCCCCGGAGACACCACTGGTCACCTGTGACGCACGAGAGAAGAACAGCGGCCTGCACGCCCTCGCCCAACTGACCGCCCATTCCATATCCGTTGCCGGAGTCAAAGCCTCGTGA
- a CDS encoding cytochrome P450 yields MTLTPAEAPVSLHGAEHAANPQRSYELLRRQGPVGVAEVAPGVVVNLVTDYRAALDLLQDTDTWTKDTRGWLPQVPEDSPIRPLVEWRPSLFFADGEAHAHLRRVITDSFSLLDPHDVRALTFRFADTLLREFADSGTVDLVGQYAQQLPLMVFNALFGMPDEDGPRLVWALGAMMDSDPERQALGGQAFGAYLENLYGTKAAQRGHDLTSWFIDHPNGLSQEEAVNQILITLGAGNEPLCNLIANTLVRLLSDDRYFGTLTTGSLPIQHAIDDALWHDAPLANYSVHFPKKDVTFHGARIPAGSPVMVSYAAANSCPHSGIPTDGYRSGNKAHLAFAAGPHTCPARDVATLIATAAIERLLTYLPDIELDVPADRLTYRPGAVHRTLTALPARFTPLTPDANGATPWSRSPSCPERDTSFSPTSGGTQA; encoded by the coding sequence GTGACGCTCACACCAGCCGAAGCCCCCGTGTCCCTGCACGGGGCCGAACACGCCGCGAACCCGCAGCGCAGCTATGAACTGCTGCGCAGGCAGGGACCGGTCGGCGTAGCCGAGGTGGCCCCCGGTGTCGTGGTCAACCTGGTCACCGACTACCGAGCCGCGCTCGACCTCCTCCAGGACACCGATACGTGGACCAAGGACACCCGGGGCTGGCTGCCACAGGTGCCGGAGGACAGCCCGATCCGGCCCCTGGTGGAGTGGCGGCCGAGTCTGTTCTTCGCCGACGGCGAGGCACACGCACACCTGCGACGTGTGATCACGGACAGCTTCAGTCTCCTGGATCCCCATGATGTGCGTGCCCTGACATTCCGCTTCGCCGACACGCTGCTCCGGGAATTCGCCGATTCCGGGACTGTCGACCTCGTCGGCCAGTACGCGCAGCAGCTACCCCTGATGGTCTTCAACGCTCTGTTCGGCATGCCGGACGAGGACGGCCCGCGGCTCGTGTGGGCGCTCGGGGCGATGATGGACAGCGATCCGGAGAGACAGGCACTGGGCGGGCAGGCGTTCGGCGCCTACCTGGAGAACCTCTACGGGACCAAGGCGGCACAGCGCGGCCACGATCTGACCTCCTGGTTCATCGATCATCCCAACGGGCTGAGCCAGGAAGAGGCCGTCAACCAGATCCTTATCACCCTCGGGGCCGGGAACGAGCCACTGTGCAACCTCATCGCCAACACGCTCGTCCGCTTGCTCAGTGACGACCGCTACTTCGGCACCCTGACCACCGGGAGCCTGCCCATCCAGCACGCCATCGACGATGCGCTCTGGCACGACGCGCCGCTGGCCAACTACAGCGTCCACTTCCCCAAGAAGGACGTGACCTTCCACGGCGCTCGCATCCCTGCGGGCTCGCCCGTCATGGTGTCGTACGCCGCCGCCAACAGCTGCCCCCACTCGGGCATCCCGACGGACGGCTACCGCTCCGGGAACAAGGCCCACCTGGCCTTCGCCGCAGGACCCCATACATGTCCTGCCCGTGACGTCGCCACACTCATCGCCACCGCCGCCATCGAGAGGCTCCTCACCTACCTGCCGGACATCGAACTGGACGTTCCCGCCGACAGGCTGACCTACCGCCCTGGGGCTGTTCACCGGACGCTCACCGCGCTCCCGGCCCGATTCACCCCGTTGACCCCCGACGCCAACGGGGCCACCCCCTGGAGCCGGAGCCCTTCCTGCCCCGAGCGGGACACCTCATTCTCCCCGACATCAGGCGGCACTCAGGCGTAG
- a CDS encoding polyprenyl synthetase family protein gives MTQTLPTGPPDLSSLRQKVGAALTGFLDTKERAAPGIELLYLTSTLRGLLTGGKRLRSLLCLYGWQAAGATGDMTAAVRAAASLELFQVFALVHDDVMDDSDIRRGRPSAHRALATAYTDSGGPGSRAEAHGLGAAVLLGDLALVWSDELLRTADLSPGRLAQVLPLVAEMRSEVMYGQLLDLQTTGRLTGDVDTALHVIRYKTAKYTIERPLHIGAAAAGATQPVLDACTGFGIPLGEAFQLRDDLLGVFGDPARTGKPVLDDLREGKATVLMALAVQRASKAELKTLRELVGRSDLNEEHAAAVRTILDSTGARQTVEEMIATRRAAALAALDDAPFPEDATASLRRLALDATARQT, from the coding sequence GTGACACAAACCCTTCCCACGGGACCGCCCGACCTCTCTTCCCTGCGACAGAAGGTGGGCGCGGCTCTGACCGGATTCCTTGACACCAAGGAACGTGCCGCGCCAGGAATCGAGCTGCTCTACCTGACCTCCACCCTGCGCGGACTCCTGACCGGTGGAAAGCGACTTCGGTCCCTGCTGTGCCTGTACGGATGGCAGGCCGCCGGAGCAACAGGGGACATGACTGCCGCCGTTCGCGCTGCCGCCAGCCTCGAACTCTTCCAGGTGTTCGCCCTGGTACACGACGACGTGATGGACGACAGCGATATCCGCCGTGGCCGTCCGTCCGCCCACCGTGCACTGGCCACCGCGTATACCGACAGCGGCGGCCCGGGCAGCAGGGCCGAGGCGCACGGTCTGGGCGCGGCCGTCCTTCTCGGCGACCTGGCCCTGGTGTGGTCCGATGAACTCCTCCGAACAGCGGACCTCAGCCCGGGTCGGCTGGCGCAGGTGCTGCCCCTGGTGGCCGAAATGCGGAGCGAGGTCATGTACGGCCAGCTCTTGGACCTGCAGACCACCGGCCGCCTTACCGGTGATGTGGATACAGCACTGCATGTTATTCGATACAAGACGGCTAAATACACCATAGAACGGCCTCTGCACATAGGGGCGGCAGCGGCCGGAGCGACCCAGCCCGTTCTCGATGCTTGCACCGGTTTCGGCATACCACTGGGCGAAGCGTTTCAGCTGCGGGACGACCTGCTCGGGGTCTTCGGCGATCCTGCCAGAACAGGCAAACCGGTGCTGGACGATCTGCGCGAGGGCAAGGCCACCGTCCTGATGGCGCTCGCGGTCCAGCGAGCCTCCAAGGCCGAGCTGAAGACACTGCGCGAGCTCGTCGGGCGAAGCGACCTCAACGAGGAACACGCAGCCGCCGTCCGCACGATCCTGGACTCCACCGGCGCCCGGCAGACCGTGGAGGAAATGATCGCCACACGACGGGCCGCCGCCCTCGCCGCCCTGGACGACGCCCCCTTCCCAGAGGATGCCACGGCCTCCCTGCGCCGGCTCGCCCTGGATGCGACGGCCAGACAGACATAA